A stretch of the Verrucomicrobiia bacterium genome encodes the following:
- the htpG gene encoding molecular chaperone HtpG has translation MSQPEQHVFQAEIQQLLNIVIHSLYTDREVFVRELISNAADACEKLRFLQASGQTPARETPLAISLKSDEEAGTLTITDTGVGMTREELVQNLGTIAHSGTRAFLKALAERPSEPQSADAKLIGQFGVGFYSAFIAAHRVTVWTRSHAADAAGWKWSSEGGNGFTLEPADEAAPGTRIELELKEDAKDFAKADRLERIIRRYSNFVAFPLELNGTRINTVQAIWARSKSEVTEEEYRQFYEYLAHDNEPPRYRLHFTADAPMAIQSLLYVPSRSLELPGMVRQESEVHLYCRKVLIDAKPKGLLPEWLRFVRGVVDSEDLPLNVSRERMQDSGLMRRLSRALTSRFLKHLEEESGRDGTAYDAFYTEYHRFLKEGILSDWEHQGALAKLLRYESSGTEPGMRTSLADSVKRMPEGQKEIYFLQARDRAAAEASPYFEVFRERKFEVLFVEEPIDEFVLDRLQEFDGRKILAAEKADLNLESQAASALSDDDAAALSTWLKELLGDAVHEVRASRRLVVSPAVAVDSDRQLTGSMRRMLKAMGRDGAELPDAAPDLELNPAHPVVVKLHQLRGQEGALAELVARQLFDQARLAAGRLEDPRTMLARMNDLLSRVVGA, from the coding sequence ATGAGCCAGCCCGAGCAACACGTCTTTCAGGCCGAGATCCAGCAGCTTCTCAACATCGTCATCCACTCCCTCTACACCGATCGCGAGGTGTTTGTGCGGGAGTTGATCTCCAACGCGGCCGACGCCTGCGAGAAGCTCCGATTCCTCCAGGCCAGCGGCCAGACCCCCGCCCGGGAGACCCCGCTGGCGATCTCCCTGAAGTCCGACGAGGAGGCCGGCACCCTCACGATCACCGACACCGGGGTCGGCATGACCCGTGAGGAACTCGTCCAGAACCTCGGCACCATCGCGCACTCCGGCACGCGGGCCTTCCTGAAGGCACTTGCCGAGCGGCCGTCGGAGCCGCAGTCCGCCGATGCGAAGTTGATCGGTCAGTTCGGCGTCGGGTTCTACTCCGCCTTCATCGCGGCGCACCGGGTGACGGTGTGGACCCGTTCGCACGCTGCGGACGCCGCCGGTTGGAAGTGGTCCAGCGAGGGAGGCAATGGCTTCACCCTGGAGCCGGCCGACGAGGCAGCACCCGGCACCCGGATCGAATTGGAGCTCAAGGAGGATGCCAAAGACTTTGCAAAGGCAGACCGGCTGGAACGGATCATCCGGCGCTACTCCAATTTCGTCGCCTTTCCGCTCGAGTTGAACGGCACCCGGATCAACACGGTGCAGGCGATCTGGGCGCGGTCCAAGTCCGAGGTCACCGAGGAGGAGTACCGGCAGTTCTACGAATACCTGGCCCACGACAACGAACCGCCGCGCTACCGTCTGCATTTCACGGCCGATGCGCCGATGGCGATCCAGTCGCTGCTCTATGTGCCGTCCCGCAGCCTCGAGCTGCCCGGCATGGTGCGCCAGGAGTCGGAGGTCCACCTGTACTGCCGCAAGGTGCTCATTGACGCGAAGCCGAAGGGCCTGCTGCCCGAGTGGCTCCGGTTCGTCCGGGGCGTCGTGGACAGCGAGGACCTGCCGCTCAACGTGTCCCGCGAGCGGATGCAGGACTCTGGCCTGATGCGCCGGCTCAGCCGGGCGCTGACGAGCCGGTTCCTGAAGCATCTCGAGGAGGAGTCCGGCCGCGATGGGACGGCCTACGACGCCTTCTACACCGAGTACCACCGCTTCCTCAAGGAGGGCATCCTGAGCGATTGGGAGCATCAGGGGGCGCTGGCAAAACTGTTGCGGTACGAATCCTCGGGGACCGAGCCCGGAATGCGGACCTCGCTGGCCGACTCGGTGAAGCGGATGCCGGAGGGGCAGAAGGAGATTTATTTCCTGCAGGCGCGCGACCGCGCGGCGGCCGAGGCAAGTCCCTACTTCGAGGTGTTCCGGGAGCGGAAATTCGAGGTGCTCTTCGTCGAGGAACCCATTGATGAGTTCGTCCTGGACCGCCTCCAGGAATTCGACGGTCGCAAGATCCTTGCGGCGGAAAAGGCCGATCTCAACCTGGAATCGCAGGCGGCCAGCGCGCTCTCCGATGACGACGCCGCGGCGTTGTCCACGTGGCTGAAGGAACTCCTCGGCGACGCGGTCCACGAGGTCCGCGCCTCGCGGCGGCTGGTGGTGAGCCCGGCGGTGGCGGTGGACAGCGACCGGCAATTGACGGGGTCCATGCGCCGGATGCTCAAGGCGATGGGCCGCGATGGCGCGGAACTGCCCGATGCCGCTCCGGACCTGGAGCTCAATCCGGCGCATCCGGTGGTGGTGAAGCTGCACCAACTGCGCGGGCAGGAAGGGGCGCTCGCGGAGCTGGTGGCCCGCCAGTTGTTCGACCAGGCCCGGCTGGCTGCCGGACGGCTGGAGGATCCACGAACGATGCTCGCCCGGATGAACGACCTGTTGTCGCGCGTGGTGGGGGCCTGA
- the panB gene encoding 3-methyl-2-oxobutanoate hydroxymethyltransferase, producing the protein MNREKITPEGLRSLKGRRRFGALTAYDYPMARLLDEAGVPVLLVGDSLGMVVLGFPDTTHVTMADMVHHVRAVARARPAALLGADLPYGSYESPADAVSHARELQAAGAEFVKAEGGREILPQIQAIVSAGIPFCAHLGMLPQHILEEGGRYRIKGRDDAGRRRLLDDARTLEQVGAFACVLELVVPEVAAAITATCRQMVTIGIGSGPGCDGQILVTQDLVGGFPWFTPRFVTPRATTGAAIRDAAAAWMATLED; encoded by the coding sequence GTGAACCGGGAAAAGATCACCCCCGAGGGACTGCGGTCCCTCAAGGGCCGTCGCCGCTTTGGCGCCCTCACCGCCTACGACTACCCGATGGCGCGCCTCCTCGACGAGGCTGGCGTCCCGGTGCTGCTGGTCGGAGACTCGCTTGGCATGGTCGTGCTGGGATTTCCCGACACCACCCATGTCACGATGGCGGACATGGTGCACCATGTGCGGGCCGTTGCGCGGGCGCGGCCCGCCGCCCTGCTGGGTGCGGACCTGCCCTATGGCAGCTACGAGAGCCCCGCCGATGCCGTGTCCCACGCCAGGGAGCTTCAGGCGGCCGGGGCGGAATTCGTGAAGGCGGAGGGTGGCCGGGAAATCCTCCCGCAGATCCAGGCGATCGTGTCCGCGGGAATTCCGTTTTGCGCCCACCTGGGCATGCTGCCACAGCACATCCTTGAGGAGGGGGGGCGGTACCGCATCAAGGGACGCGATGACGCCGGACGGCGGCGGTTGCTGGACGATGCGCGCACCCTGGAGCAGGTGGGGGCGTTTGCGTGCGTCCTGGAACTGGTCGTCCCCGAGGTGGCCGCGGCCATCACGGCCACCTGCCGGCAGATGGTGACCATTGGCATCGGGAGCGGACCCGGCTGTGACGGACAGATTCTGGTGACCCAGGATCTGGTCGGCGGATTCCCGTGGTTCACGCCGCGGTTTGTCACGCCGCGGGCCACCACCGGCGCCGCAATTCGCGACGCGGCCGCGGCCTGGATGGCGACGCTGGAAGATTGA